Proteins from a genomic interval of Zingiber officinale cultivar Zhangliang chromosome 2A, Zo_v1.1, whole genome shotgun sequence:
- the LOC122044021 gene encoding glycine-rich cell wall structural protein-like, translated as MDSIPHPLSVSILSEASSNPPSELELHKLRKTHLKLISLRFHDGGLAKNLGVKGIARGGGGRWQQEVLDPEDLDALGALESRRRNRCHRGKGGKSLTEAAAGGGGGGRGSGRGPGYGSGSNSGYGEGVGGGSAGGYCRGGKGSGGRERGSDSSGSGSSSCYGLGYGEGTGGGNAGGYGKGGDCGGRGGGGEVGVVGSISGYLTVRGGVAGNVGGYGRVAAVEVVAAEEREAVMGQEDPDPGKGMDPAMALA; from the exons ATGGATTCCATCCCCCATCCTCTGTCGGTGTCGATTTTGTCCGAAGCTTCTTCCAATCCCCCCTCGGAGTTAGAGTTGCACAAGCTAAGAAAAACCCATTTAAAATTGATCTCGCTGAGGTTCCATGACGGAGGTCTCGCCAAAAACTTGGGAGTCAAGGGTATCGCGAGGGGAGGAGGTGGTCGATGGCAACAAGAGGTTCTTGATCCAGAGGATCTTGATGCTCTTGGTGCCCTGGAGAGCAGGAGGAGGAACCGATGCCATCGAGGAAAAGGAGGAAA ATCGCTCACCGAGGCCGCTGCAGGAGGCGGCGGTGGAGGTCGAGGATCTGGCCGTGGGCCCGGATATGGATCTGGCTCCAATTCTGGATATGGTGAGGGTGTCGGTGGCGGAAGCGCTGGAGGGTACTGTAGAGGAGGCAAAGGCAGTGGCGGAAGAGAACGAGGCAGCGATAGCTCTGGCTCCGGGTCCAGCAGCTGTTATGGATTGGGATACGGTGAGGGCACTGGAGGAGGAAACGCTGGAGGGTATGGGAAAGGTGGCGACTGTGGAGGCCGTGGCGGTGGGGGAGAAGTGGGAGTTGTAGGCTCCATCTCGGGTTACCTTACGGTGAGGGGTGGTGTGGCTGGTAATGTCGGAGGATATGGAAGGGTCGCGGCGGTGGAGGTGGTGGCGGCGGAGGAGAGGGAGGCAGTAATGGGTCAGGAGGATCCGGATCCGGGCAAGGGTATGGATCCGGCTATGGCTTTGGCGTAG
- the LOC122044022 gene encoding uncharacterized protein LOC122044022 has product MEEAAEAKFIFDINRSPMSLSPLSSATTFECCRCLSLPAADRCLQVPQPPPPATASGHRQPPPATTFEHRHHLWAPPLAVTEVAVATSSHLRAPSTTVAGHHHRPLPPTPASG; this is encoded by the exons ATGGAGGAGGCGGCGGAGGCGAAG TTCATTTTCGACATTAATCGGTCACCAATGTCACTTTCGCCGTTGTCGTCGGCTACCACCTTTGAGTGTTGCCGCTGCCTGTCGCTGCCGGCCGCCGATCGCTGCCTCCAGGTGCCGCAGCCACCTCCCCCAGCCACCGCCTCCGGGCACCGTCAGCCGCCCCCAGCAACCACCTTCGAGCACCGTCACCACCTTTGGGCGCCGCCGTTAGCGGTCACCGAGGTCGCTGTCGCCACTAGCAGCCACCTTCGGGCACCGTCAACCACTGTTGCCGGCCACCACCATCGGCCATTGCCACCAACCCCCGCCTCCGGTTGA